From a region of the Butyrivibrio sp. AE3004 genome:
- a CDS encoding ABC transporter permease: MKTVKKIGIAVCWIIVWQLAALIIHNKILLAGPLESAAALINMAKTPDFTASVITSVAHIALGIIFGAVLGIILGALSLKVKIIGEFLSPIVTVIKSVPVASFVVLVLIWIGSDNLSTVIVTLVVFPIIYLATIGGLTAADIKLLEMAHVYRMPASNKIRFIYIPALIPSYLGAFSTAVGMGFKSGAAAEVIGQPLLTMGNGLYRSKINLDTAEVFAWTFAIVLASWLTEKVFYLLIRLGRKIFVPGASDKDKNICKEAQNDN; this comes from the coding sequence TTGAAGACAGTAAAAAAAATTGGCATTGCTGTTTGCTGGATTATTGTATGGCAGCTTGCAGCCCTTATCATCCACAATAAAATACTTCTGGCAGGTCCTTTAGAATCAGCTGCAGCTCTAATAAATATGGCAAAGACTCCTGATTTTACGGCATCAGTAATAACATCCGTGGCACATATTGCATTGGGAATAATATTTGGTGCGGTTTTAGGAATAATACTTGGGGCTTTATCATTAAAGGTAAAAATTATCGGAGAATTTTTATCACCAATAGTTACAGTAATTAAATCGGTTCCTGTTGCAAGCTTTGTTGTTCTTGTTTTAATATGGATAGGAAGTGATAATCTTTCTACGGTAATAGTAACTCTTGTGGTTTTTCCTATTATTTATCTGGCTACGATAGGAGGGCTTACAGCTGCTGATATTAAGCTTCTTGAAATGGCTCATGTTTACAGGATGCCGGCATCGAATAAGATAAGGTTTATTTATATTCCGGCGCTTATTCCTTCGTATCTCGGTGCGTTTTCTACTGCAGTAGGAATGGGATTTAAGAGCGGCGCAGCGGCAGAGGTAATAGGGCAGCCGCTGCTTACTATGGGAAATGGATTATACAGATCCAAGATTAACCTTGATACAGCTGAGGTGTTTGCATGGACTTTTGCAATAGTATTGGCATCATGGCTGACAGAGAAGGTATTTTATTTATTGATCAGACTTGGCAGAAAGATTTTTGTTCCCGGTGCTTCTGATAAAGACAAAAATATCTGTAAGGAGGCACAGAATGACAATTGA
- a CDS encoding ABC transporter ATP-binding protein, which produces MTIDLENICKSYGNLNVLKDFNLGIEDDHSYVITGESGSGKTTLIRILLSLEEPDSGRVHFMGDYKYPYLNAGVVFQENRLCEDFSAVQNVVMVGRKNSVKVVRQELLRLLPEDAIDKPVSQLSGGMKRRVAIVRACSIPSDMLIMDEPFTGLDIENRLKAIEYIREKQGRNPLLLTSHDLEGLDFCRRIEL; this is translated from the coding sequence ATGACAATTGATCTTGAAAATATCTGTAAATCTTACGGAAATCTGAATGTTTTAAAGGATTTTAATCTCGGCATAGAGGATGATCACTCTTATGTGATAACAGGAGAGTCAGGTAGTGGCAAGACTACATTGATAAGAATTCTTCTAAGCCTTGAGGAACCTGATAGCGGCAGAGTGCATTTTATGGGGGATTATAAATATCCATACTTGAATGCCGGAGTAGTATTTCAGGAAAACAGGCTTTGTGAAGATTTTTCCGCAGTTCAGAATGTGGTGATGGTAGGTCGAAAGAATTCGGTTAAGGTAGTAAGACAAGAGCTTCTGAGACTTTTACCGGAGGATGCGATCGACAAACCGGTATCACAGCTTTCCGGAGGAATGAAGAGGAGAGTAGCCATTGTTAGAGCATGCTCGATACCGTCGGATATGCTTATAATGGATGAGCCTTTTACAGGTCTGGATATTGAAAACAGACTTAAGGCAATTGAGTACATTCGTGAAAAACAGGGTCGAAATCCGCTTCTTCTAACCTCACATGATTTGGAAGGACTTGACTTCTGCAGACGGATAGAATTGTAA
- a CDS encoding 4Fe-4S dicluster domain-containing protein, whose protein sequence is MVTNDKGLVSFKHKIMEEVCRLAWKGELNEEHKDELTYEMAPGPKPEYRCCVYKEREIVRQRIRLACGQSTTYNKESDNVVQVIDPACDECPISAFSVTDNCRFCIGKACLNSCKFDAIHPGDMKMHIDPAKCKECGMCAKACPYGAIVHLERPCHKACPVGAITYDEYGYCKIDESKCIQCGHCIHNCPFGAIGSKTYLVQIIDAIKSGKEVIAMCAPATEGQFGENITMASVKKALVKVGFADMVEVGLGGDMTAAYESKEWAEAYAEGKKMTTSCCPAFINMLKKHFPEQFENNMSSTVSPMCAISRYLKVTHPGCVTVFVGPCIAKKSEAQDPDVPDNADYVVTYGELRALMRSKDVEFEPVEDEYQESSIWGKRFATSGGVANAVIECMQERGQDIGDLKLHRAAGGIECKKALTLLKMNKFPDDFIEGMVCPGGCVGGPSKHKTETEITKARASLLAKADGRKVLENLKNYPMDQFSMHRDGKHIDLPD, encoded by the coding sequence ATGGTAACAAACGACAAAGGACTGGTAAGTTTTAAACACAAGATTATGGAAGAAGTTTGCCGTCTTGCATGGAAAGGCGAACTAAATGAGGAGCACAAGGACGAGCTTACGTACGAGATGGCTCCGGGCCCGAAGCCGGAGTACAGATGCTGCGTTTATAAGGAACGCGAGATTGTACGTCAGAGAATTCGTCTTGCATGCGGACAAAGCACAACCTACAACAAAGAATCTGATAATGTTGTACAGGTAATCGATCCCGCATGTGATGAATGTCCAATATCTGCTTTTTCTGTAACAGATAACTGCCGTTTTTGTATCGGAAAGGCCTGCCTTAACTCATGTAAATTTGATGCTATTCATCCCGGTGATATGAAGATGCATATAGATCCCGCTAAATGTAAAGAATGCGGAATGTGTGCAAAGGCATGTCCTTACGGCGCAATTGTTCATCTTGAGCGTCCCTGTCATAAGGCTTGTCCTGTCGGAGCAATTACATATGATGAATATGGCTATTGCAAGATAGATGAGAGTAAGTGCATCCAGTGCGGACATTGCATCCATAATTGTCCCTTTGGTGCTATAGGTTCAAAGACCTATCTTGTTCAGATTATCGATGCTATCAAGTCAGGCAAAGAAGTTATCGCTATGTGTGCTCCTGCAACAGAAGGACAGTTTGGTGAGAACATCACAATGGCTTCTGTTAAGAAAGCACTTGTTAAAGTTGGATTTGCTGACATGGTTGAGGTTGGACTTGGTGGAGATATGACTGCTGCATATGAGTCCAAGGAATGGGCAGAAGCTTATGCTGAAGGAAAGAAGATGACAACATCATGCTGCCCTGCATTTATCAATATGCTTAAGAAACATTTCCCTGAGCAGTTTGAGAATAATATGTCATCCACAGTATCACCTATGTGTGCTATTTCAAGATACTTAAAGGTGACTCATCCCGGGTGCGTTACTGTATTTGTTGGACCTTGCATAGCTAAGAAATCAGAGGCTCAGGACCCTGATGTTCCGGATAATGCAGATTATGTTGTAACCTACGGAGAACTCAGAGCTCTTATGAGATCTAAGGACGTTGAGTTCGAGCCTGTAGAAGATGAGTATCAGGAGTCTTCCATCTGGGGTAAACGTTTTGCTACAAGCGGTGGCGTTGCTAATGCTGTTATCGAATGTATGCAGGAGAGAGGCCAGGATATAGGAGATCTTAAACTTCATCGTGCAGCCGGAGGTATTGAGTGTAAGAAGGCTTTGACACTTCTTAAGATGAACAAATTCCCTGATGACTTCATCGAAGGAATGGTATGTCCTGGCGGTTGTGTTGGCGGCCCTTCAAAGCATAAGACGGAAACAGAAATAACAAAAGCTAGAGCCAGCCTTCTTGCAAAAGCTGATGGAAGAAAAGTGCTTGAGAATCTTAAGAACTATCCAATGGATCAGTTCTCGATGCATAGAGACGGAAAGCATATTGATCTTCCCGATTGA
- a CDS encoding ABC transporter substrate-binding protein, with protein MKKFLAITSAFVLGVTALTGCGNNNADSAQVQEEVQEETQIESDSTESAEDKTADDKENVEESATNEENDESVADSSVIRVGSLKGPTTMGLVNLMKASENGESKGSYEFTMATQPDELMAGMVAGNIDIALVPANMAAVLYNKTEGGVSLVDINTLGVLYCLTGDENVKSVKDLAGKTVVTTGQGASPEYVLRYLLEKNEVTDCTIEFKSEATEIAALLQEDASKIAILPQPFVAVATAKNEALSVAFSLTDEWDAVSDDSKLLTGVTIVRNDFLKDNTDAVNTFISEHQASTDKASSDLDGTAALVAEYGIIEKAEIAKKAMPECNIVCIIGDEAKTALSGYLQVLFDSDPKSVGGKLPEDDFYTFD; from the coding sequence ATGAAGAAATTTTTAGCTATCACAAGTGCTTTTGTACTTGGAGTAACAGCTTTGACCGGATGTGGTAATAATAACGCTGATTCAGCACAGGTTCAGGAAGAGGTACAGGAAGAAACTCAGATTGAATCCGATAGCACAGAATCTGCTGAAGATAAGACAGCTGATGATAAAGAAAACGTAGAAGAATCAGCTACGAATGAAGAAAACGATGAGTCTGTTGCTGATTCATCTGTTATCAGAGTTGGATCTCTCAAAGGACCCACAACTATGGGACTTGTAAATCTTATGAAGGCTTCCGAGAATGGTGAGTCCAAGGGCTCATATGAGTTTACAATGGCTACACAACCCGATGAACTAATGGCAGGCATGGTTGCAGGCAATATTGATATAGCGCTTGTTCCTGCAAATATGGCAGCCGTTCTTTACAATAAAACTGAAGGCGGAGTAAGCCTTGTCGATATTAATACTCTTGGTGTTTTGTATTGTTTGACCGGTGATGAGAACGTTAAGAGCGTTAAGGATCTTGCAGGTAAAACAGTTGTTACAACAGGACAGGGGGCTTCTCCTGAATATGTTCTCAGATATCTGTTAGAGAAAAATGAAGTTACAGATTGCACAATCGAATTTAAATCAGAGGCAACAGAGATTGCAGCGCTTCTTCAGGAGGATGCTTCTAAGATTGCAATTCTTCCTCAGCCTTTTGTTGCAGTTGCAACAGCTAAAAATGAAGCACTTTCCGTTGCTTTTAGTCTTACAGATGAGTGGGATGCTGTTTCTGACGATTCAAAACTTCTTACAGGCGTTACAATAGTAAGAAATGATTTCCTTAAGGATAATACTGATGCTGTAAATACATTTATTTCAGAGCATCAGGCAAGTACAGATAAAGCATCATCCGATCTTGATGGAACTGCAGCACTTGTTGCTGAATACGGAATTATTGAAAAAGCTGAGATAGCAAAAAAGGCGATGCCTGAGTGCAATATTGTTTGTATTATCGGAGATGAAGCAAAAACAGCGCTTTCAGGTTATCTTCAGGTTCTTTTTGACAGTGATCCCAAGTCTGTAGGTGGAAAACTTCCTGAGGATGATTTCTATACATTTGACTGA